Proteins encoded within one genomic window of Calypte anna isolate BGI_N300 chromosome 25, bCalAnn1_v1.p, whole genome shotgun sequence:
- the LOC103536399 gene encoding LOW QUALITY PROTEIN: feather keratin 1 (The sequence of the model RefSeq protein was modified relative to this genomic sequence to represent the inferred CDS: deleted 1 base in 1 codon), translating into MCKGCLWPWGSLEQYKRQSNCRLLIHFSCLLLSGCQVHLCPTAMSCYDLCRPCGPTPLANSCNEPCVRQCQDSRVVIQPSPVIVTLPGPILSSFPQNTAVGSSASAAVGSILSEDGVPINSGGFGLSGLGGRYYSGRRCLPC; encoded by the exons ATGTGCAAAGGGTGCCTCTGGCCCTGGGGCAGTCTGGAGCAGTATAAAAGGCAGTCCAACTGCAGACTC CTCATCCACTTCTCTTGCCTTCTCCTTT CAGGCTGTCAG GTACACCTCTGTCCCACAGCCATGTCCTGCTACGATCTGTGCCGTCCCTGTGGCCCAACCCCACTGGCCAACAGCTGCAACgagccctgtgtcaggcagtgccaggactCCCGGGTGGTGATCCAGCCCTCTCCCGTGATCGTCACCCTGCCTggacccatcctcagctccttcccccagAACACCGCTGTGGGATCTTCAGCATCTGCTGCAgttggcagcatcctcagtgAGGATGGAGTGCCCATCAACTCCGGGGGCTTTGGCCTCTCTGGGCTTGGTGGTCGCTACTACTCTGGCAGGAGGTGCCTGCCCTGCTAA
- the LOC103536415 gene encoding feather beta keratin: protein MSCYDLCPPTSCGPTPLANSCNEPCVRQCQESTYVIQPPPVVVTLPGPILSSFPQNTAVGSTTSAAVGSILSAEGVPINSGGSLGFGSFGSSYSRPYRGYSTYSSVCGQPC, encoded by the coding sequence ATGTCCTGCTATGACCTCTGTCCTCCCACCTCCTGTGGCCCAACCCCACTGGCCAACAGCTGCAATgagccctgtgtcaggcagtgccaggaaTCCACCTATGTGATCCAACCCCCTCCTGTGGTGGTCACCCTGCCTggacccatcctcagctccttcccccagAACACCGCTGTGGGATccaccacctctgctgctgttggcagcatCCTGAGTGCTGAAGGAGTGCCCATCAACTCCGGGGGCTCCTTGGGATTTGGGAGCTTTGGAAGCAGCTACAGCCGACCCTACCGTGGCTACAGCACCTACAGCAGTGTCTGTGGTCAGCCCTGTTAA
- the LOC103536416 gene encoding feather keratin 4 produces MSCYERCPPTSCGPTPLANSCNEPCVRQCQDSTVVIQPSPVVVTLPGPILSSFPQNTTVGSSASAAVGSVLGAEGVPISSGSSLGFGSFGYPGLGSSYSRPYRRYNTYRSGFYGPC; encoded by the coding sequence ATGTCCTGCTACGAGCGGTGTCCTCCCACCTCCTGTGGCCCAACCCCGCTGGCCAACAGCTGCAACgagccctgtgtcaggcagtgccaggactCCACAGTGGTGATACAACCTTCTCCTGTGGTGGTCACCCTGCCCggacccatcctcagctccttcccccagAACACCACTGTGGGATCTTCAGCATCTGCAGCTGTCGGGAGTGTGCTCGGTGCTGAGGGAGTCCCCATCTCCTCCGGCAGCTCCTTGGGATTTGGGAGCTTTGGTTATCCAGGTCTGGGAAGCAGCTACAGCCGGCCCTACCGCCGCTACAACACCTACCGCAGTGGCTTCTACGGGCCATGCTAA